DNA from Mycobacterium bourgelatii:
GCGGCGTGCCAACGCAATTCGACGAGTTTTTGGCGTGTGCGACGGCGCGCGACCCCGCCGAAAGATATGCCGACGCCATCGAGATGGCGGCGGATTTGGATGCGATCGTCGAAGAGCTGGGATTACCGGATTTCCGCGTGCCGGCGCCGCGCAACTCCGCCCAACACCGGTCGGCGGTGCTGCACCGCAGTCAAATCGCCGAACAGCGCGCCGCGGCCGGGCCCGGTGCCCCGGGCATACCGCAGGGTCCTCACCCCACCCGCCAGTTCACCCGCGAACCCACGCCCGGCGCGCCCGTCGCACCGGATCTGCCGGATGCGCCGATCGAATACGACGATGACGATTACGAATACGCCGATGAGGCAGGACAATTCGCCGGCATCTCCCTAGAGGAATTTATGTGGGAGCGCCAGCACCGCCGCCGGATGGTGCTCATCTGGGTCGCGATCGTGCTGGCGATCACCGGGCTGGTCGCCACCGCCGGATGGACCATCGGCAGCAACCTGAGCGGGCTGCTCTGAATCTGGCCAGCGGCTAGTCGCGCAGCATCTCCGCGACCAGGAACGCCAACTCCAGCGACTGCTGGGTGTTCAGCCGCGGGTCGCAGGCCGTCTCATAGCGGCCGGCGAGGTCGTGGTCGGAAATGTCCTGTGCCCCACCGAGGCACTCGGTGACGTTCTCGCCGGTGATCTCGACGTGGATGCCGCCCGGATGGGTGCCGAGGGCACGATGCACCTCGAAGAAACCCTGGACCTCGTCCACGATGCGATCGAAATGGCGGGTCTTGTAGCCCGTCGACGACTCGTGGGTGTTGCCGTGCATCGGGTCACACTGCCAAATCACCTGATGACCGGTGGCCTGGACCTTCTCGACGATCGGGGGCAGCAGGTCGCGGACCTTGTTGTTGCCCATCCTGGTCACCAACGTCAGCCGTCCCGGCTTGTTGTGCGGGTCCAGCCGCTCGACGTATTCGACGGCCAGTTCCGGCGTCATCGTCGGGCCAAGCTTGACGCCGATCGGGTTGGCGATCACCTCGGCGAACGCGATGTGCGCACCGTCGAGTTGCCGGGTCCGCTCCCCGATCCAGACGGTGTGCGCCGAGAGGTCATACAGCCGCGGCTCGCCATCCGGGTCGTCGGGATGCTCCGACAACCGCAGCATCGCCCGCTCGTAGTCGAGCACCAAAGCCTCATGGCTGGCGTAGATTTCGGCGGTTTGCAGGTTGCGGTCGGCCACGCCGCAGGCGCTCATGAACTTCAGGCCGCGGTCGAT
Protein-coding regions in this window:
- a CDS encoding class II 3-deoxy-7-phosphoheptulonate synthase gives rise to the protein MNWTVDIPIDQLPSLPPLPSDLRARLDAALAKPAAQQPTWDTDQATAMRTVLESVPPVTVPSEIVKLQDQLAQVAKGEAFLLQGGDCAETFVDNTEPHIRANIRTLLQMAVVLTYGASLPVVKVARIAGQYAKPRSADIDALGLRSYRGDMVNGFAPDAAAREHDPSRLVRAYANASAAMNLVRALTSSGLASLHLVHDWNREFVRTSPAGARYEALAGEIDRGLKFMSACGVADRNLQTAEIYASHEALVLDYERAMLRLSEHPDDPDGEPRLYDLSAHTVWIGERTRQLDGAHIAFAEVIANPIGVKLGPTMTPELAVEYVERLDPHNKPGRLTLVTRMGNNKVRDLLPPIVEKVQATGHQVIWQCDPMHGNTHESSTGYKTRHFDRIVDEVQGFFEVHRALGTHPGGIHVEITGENVTECLGGAQDISDHDLAGRYETACDPRLNTQQSLELAFLVAEMLRD